One window of Desulfobacca acetoxidans DSM 11109 genomic DNA carries:
- a CDS encoding radical SAM protein has translation MVVYHTMLRQAVCQKFCEYYKPHKDEAEKCLAYAWLSAWQQLEPALLPALTAISVNPDLPQPVPQILPEVVCSRCAFRRHGCDFAKALAEAAPCGGLRALAALLESGWLAAADLAKIWEQVLPQLYLRLAEHVSLRYPETPHLYDRLSDELYEVNDAGFDWLTRGDGTTPGLAVLADREFLDFLLAESMLAGCAAPSPRTLRWRRSPIPSLRYLELMITERCNLRCRHCYLGEVGEAELPLDAVLQTLQEFQEMQGLRVLLSGGEPLMHRHWQELNNHLPEFELRFVLLSNGLLLTDKVIEALRVHEVQLSLDGLEPGHDLLRGPGTWKKTVDRMQALQSAGFEVSVATMIHRGNVAELAEMSRWLQQAEVREWNLDIPCLSGRLAENQDLWVEPTEAAKFLDLGFGGSDHGATGDFACGRHLAAVLPNATVAKCGLYRDQPLGKLSEGLETCWLRLLHLHLSVLDCAPCPYVHDCRGGCRFRAGGGLGPDPVMCARYGIDPTQYFSPLYS, from the coding sequence ATGGTCGTATATCATACTATGCTGCGGCAGGCGGTTTGTCAGAAATTTTGTGAGTATTATAAGCCTCACAAGGATGAGGCGGAAAAATGTCTGGCCTATGCCTGGCTCTCGGCCTGGCAGCAACTCGAGCCGGCCCTGCTGCCAGCCCTGACAGCGATCTCGGTCAATCCCGATCTGCCTCAACCTGTCCCCCAAATACTACCGGAGGTAGTCTGTTCCCGCTGTGCCTTTCGACGCCACGGCTGCGACTTTGCCAAGGCGCTTGCGGAGGCGGCGCCGTGCGGCGGGCTGCGGGCCCTGGCGGCGCTGTTAGAGAGCGGCTGGCTGGCGGCGGCGGATCTGGCAAAGATCTGGGAGCAGGTATTGCCGCAGTTGTATCTCCGGTTGGCGGAGCATGTCTCGCTGAGATATCCGGAGACCCCGCATCTCTACGACCGACTGAGTGACGAGTTGTACGAAGTCAACGATGCCGGGTTTGACTGGCTGACCCGCGGCGACGGAACCACGCCGGGTCTGGCGGTTCTGGCCGACCGGGAGTTCTTGGATTTTCTGCTGGCCGAATCGATGCTCGCCGGTTGTGCCGCGCCCTCCCCCCGAACCCTCCGTTGGCGCCGCTCCCCCATACCGTCCCTGCGTTACCTGGAACTGATGATCACGGAGCGCTGCAACCTGCGTTGTCGGCACTGCTATTTAGGGGAGGTGGGGGAGGCCGAGTTGCCGTTGGACGCGGTGCTCCAGACCTTGCAGGAATTTCAGGAGATGCAGGGACTCAGGGTCCTGCTCTCGGGCGGCGAGCCGCTCATGCACCGCCATTGGCAGGAATTAAACAACCATCTGCCAGAGTTCGAACTCCGCTTTGTGCTGTTGAGCAATGGCCTGTTGTTGACTGATAAGGTAATTGAAGCGTTGCGGGTGCACGAGGTACAGCTCAGTCTGGACGGTCTGGAACCGGGCCATGACCTGCTGCGCGGCCCCGGAACCTGGAAGAAAACCGTTGATCGGATGCAGGCCCTGCAAAGCGCCGGTTTTGAAGTTTCGGTGGCTACCATGATCCACCGGGGCAATGTGGCTGAGTTGGCCGAAATGAGCCGCTGGCTGCAACAGGCGGAGGTGCGGGAGTGGAATCTCGATATCCCCTGCCTCAGCGGACGGTTGGCGGAGAATCAGGACCTCTGGGTTGAGCCCACTGAGGCGGCGAAATTCCTGGATCTGGGCTTTGGCGGCTCGGATCACGGCGCTACCGGTGATTTTGCCTGCGGCCGGCATCTGGCGGCGGTCTTGCCAAACGCAACGGTGGCCAAGTGCGGGCTATATCGCGATCAACCGCTCGGCAAGCTCTCGGAAGGCCTGGAGACCTGTTGGCTGCGGTTGTTGCATTTACACCTGAGCGTTCTCGACTGCGCCCCCTGCCCCTATGTACATGACTGCCGGGGGGGCTGCCGCTTCCGGGCGGGCGGCGGCCTGGGGCCGGACCCGGTGATGTGTGCCCGGTATGGCATTGATCCCACGCAATACTTTAGCCCGCTTTATTCATGA
- a CDS encoding CGGC domain-containing protein, with translation MKKVMIVGCGSYMDSGYGCPGEWRCLKAATLGEGKFTEPVQVTAFVKCSCPGRSLVSNVGMAIKLADMKPDTIYLSSCFANAKPGCPYSSPEEISKLIQGKTGISVVLGTHEYH, from the coding sequence ATGAAAAAGGTTATGATCGTCGGCTGTGGATCCTATATGGACAGCGGTTACGGTTGTCCAGGGGAATGGCGTTGTCTTAAGGCAGCTACGCTGGGTGAGGGCAAATTCACCGAACCGGTGCAAGTCACGGCCTTCGTCAAATGTAGCTGCCCAGGCCGCAGTCTGGTCTCCAATGTGGGCATGGCTATTAAGTTAGCCGACATGAAACCGGATACTATCTATCTCAGTTCTTGCTTTGCCAACGCCAAACCGGGATGTCCATACAGCTCCCCTGAAGAAATCTCCAAGCTTATCCAGGGGAAAACCGGGATTTCGGTCGTTTTAGGGACCCATGAATACCATTAA
- a CDS encoding peptide-binding protein translates to MRCTTRRKALSGQSVLMLCLLAGMALLLGCQQGSESPPPPVGRDTGPAYGDLFIDGSIGDASTLIPPLASDSASHGIASLVYNGLVKYNGDLQLVGDLAESWEISPDGLTITFSLRRGVRWHDGAPFTAQDVLFTYQLMVDPKTPTAYSGDYKQVRRAEAPDDYTFRVTYPRPFAPALGSWGLAILPKHLLSGQDITRSPLSRHPIGTGPYRFKSWKTQDRIVLTSNPDYFAGRPYLNGYISMVKPDQATIFLELKAGNIDRMGLTPLQYLRQTEYPRFAKMYNKYKYTAFAYTYLGYNLEDPKFKDRRVRQALTSAINKQEIIDGVLLGLGVPAVGPYKPETWFANPDVPTFPYNPEKAKTLLAEVGWRLNAHGVQEKDGQPFAFTILTNQGNEVRVRTAEIIQRRLKEVGIQVNIRTVEWAAFLKEFIEKGRFEAVLLGWTTGQDPDVYDIWHSSKSRPGELNFIHYHNPEVDRLLDQGRHTFDQTKRKACYFRFQEILAEDQPYTFLFVPEALPAISQRFRGIKPAPAGIDYNFVEWYVPLGDQKYRFSLE, encoded by the coding sequence ATGAGATGTACTACCCGACGGAAAGCGCTATCCGGCCAATCCGTGCTCATGTTATGCCTGTTGGCGGGTATGGCGCTGCTGCTCGGCTGCCAACAGGGCAGCGAGAGCCCGCCGCCTCCTGTCGGGCGGGATACCGGCCCGGCCTACGGCGACCTTTTTATCGACGGCTCCATCGGCGATGCCAGCACCCTGATCCCGCCTCTGGCGTCGGATTCGGCTTCCCATGGAATCGCCTCCCTGGTTTATAACGGTCTGGTAAAATACAACGGCGACCTACAGTTGGTGGGAGACCTGGCCGAAAGTTGGGAGATCTCCCCGGACGGGCTGACCATTACCTTTTCCTTGCGCCGGGGCGTTCGGTGGCATGACGGCGCTCCTTTCACCGCCCAGGACGTCTTATTCACCTACCAGCTCATGGTAGATCCGAAGACACCCACGGCCTACTCCGGCGACTATAAACAGGTGCGCCGGGCTGAAGCCCCGGACGATTACACCTTCCGGGTCACCTACCCCAGACCTTTTGCTCCGGCGCTCGGGAGTTGGGGTCTGGCCATTCTTCCTAAACACCTTCTTAGCGGCCAGGATATCACCCGATCCCCTTTAAGCCGGCATCCCATCGGCACCGGCCCATATAGATTCAAGTCATGGAAGACTCAGGACCGGATTGTCCTGACCTCTAACCCTGATTACTTTGCCGGTCGACCCTATTTAAATGGCTATATCTCCATGGTAAAACCGGATCAGGCCACTATCTTTTTGGAGCTGAAGGCTGGCAATATCGACCGCATGGGGTTGACCCCGCTCCAGTATCTAAGGCAGACGGAATACCCGCGTTTTGCCAAAATGTATAATAAATATAAATATACTGCCTTTGCCTACACCTATTTGGGCTACAATCTGGAAGATCCCAAGTTTAAGGATCGACGGGTGCGGCAGGCCTTGACTTCGGCCATTAACAAACAGGAGATCATTGACGGGGTGCTCCTCGGATTGGGGGTACCGGCCGTCGGCCCATACAAACCTGAAACTTGGTTTGCTAATCCTGATGTTCCCACTTTTCCCTATAACCCCGAAAAGGCCAAGACCCTGCTGGCCGAAGTTGGCTGGCGGCTGAATGCCCACGGAGTGCAGGAAAAAGACGGCCAGCCCTTTGCCTTTACTATCCTTACCAATCAGGGAAACGAAGTACGGGTGCGTACCGCTGAGATCATCCAACGGCGACTCAAGGAGGTGGGTATCCAGGTTAACATCCGCACGGTGGAATGGGCGGCATTCCTGAAGGAATTCATCGAAAAGGGGCGTTTCGAGGCGGTACTGTTAGGCTGGACCACCGGCCAGGATCCCGACGTCTATGACATCTGGCATTCCTCCAAGAGCAGGCCGGGCGAATTAAATTTTATCCACTATCATAATCCCGAAGTCGACAGGCTCCTGGATCAGGGACGCCACACCTTTGACCAGACCAAGAGAAAAGCCTGCTACTTCCGCTTTCAGGAGATTCTGGCGGAAGACCAGCCTTATACCTTCCTGTTTGTACCCGAGGCCCTGCCGGCAATCAGCCAACGCTTTCGGGGAATCAAACCGGCGCCGGCGGGAATAGACTATAATTTTGTGGAATGGTACGTTCCCCTGGGAGATCAGAAGTATAGATTTAGCCTGGAGTAA
- a CDS encoding GNAT family N-acetyltransferase, with the protein MPPRPIMTRKISPTDMPAVAAIHKAAYLTDHFSAHFTNTLLENMYAELCRENPFSLIATDSSGQVLGFVVGHFAEQVGRARKNFVAANYLAIAAASLLHPLALLNKAKTRLRALFNRESSPSQARMRLTSIAVSPNSQKRAVGRALLDAFEDNLRQQGIFRYGLSVKGNNQPAVRFYQKNGFIEESRTPDGSIYYIKNL; encoded by the coding sequence ATGCCTCCAAGACCAATCATGACCAGGAAAATATCGCCAACCGATATGCCGGCAGTTGCCGCCATTCATAAAGCAGCCTACCTGACTGATCATTTCTCGGCCCACTTTACCAATACCCTGCTGGAAAACATGTATGCCGAACTCTGCCGGGAAAACCCCTTTTCCCTGATAGCAACTGACAGTTCCGGCCAGGTGCTCGGCTTCGTCGTCGGCCACTTCGCTGAACAGGTCGGCCGGGCTCGAAAAAACTTCGTCGCCGCCAACTATCTGGCCATCGCCGCCGCCTCCCTGCTCCACCCACTGGCTCTGCTCAATAAAGCCAAAACACGACTGAGGGCACTATTTAACCGGGAAAGTAGTCCTAGTCAGGCCAGAATGCGTTTGACTTCTATCGCCGTATCTCCGAACAGTCAAAAACGCGCCGTCGGCAGAGCGCTCCTGGACGCATTTGAAGATAACTTAAGACAACAGGGAATTTTTAGATATGGTTTATCAGTAAAAGGAAACAATCAGCCGGCGGTTCGGTTTTATCAAAAGAATGGCTTTATCGAAGAAAGCAGGACGCCGGACGGCAGCATCTATTATATAAAAAATTTGTAA
- a CDS encoding alpha/beta hydrolase: MVETLKISPQRDFSKFDRPEILQVLFHPRPELGGLFGGGGGMGQDILIPVADGLKIGGRLHLGGQDHPNILFFHGNGEIVADYDELGPFYNRLGINFLPVDYRGYGRSGGQPTISAMMQDCHPILKYIEDWLREHGYTGPLLVMGRSLGSASALELAANYSERLAGLILESGFAFAGPLLRLLGVDPDAIGFQEEAGFNHIAKIETWQKPLLVIHAEFDHIIPLSDGRALYDACPATDKTFVKIPGANHNDLFYRGMEQYLTALTLFVKKASSGKKGDIFK; this comes from the coding sequence ATGGTTGAGACGCTGAAGATATCCCCCCAACGGGATTTCAGTAAATTTGATCGACCGGAGATACTCCAGGTCCTGTTTCATCCCCGGCCGGAATTAGGCGGCCTGTTCGGGGGCGGAGGCGGCATGGGGCAGGATATCCTGATCCCGGTAGCCGACGGCCTGAAGATCGGGGGCAGGCTGCATCTGGGCGGCCAGGACCATCCCAATATCCTGTTCTTCCACGGCAACGGTGAGATTGTGGCCGATTACGACGAACTGGGGCCGTTCTATAACCGCCTGGGCATTAATTTTTTGCCGGTGGATTACCGGGGATACGGCCGCTCCGGTGGCCAGCCCACAATTTCGGCCATGATGCAGGATTGTCATCCGATTCTGAAGTATATTGAGGACTGGCTGCGAGAACACGGCTACACCGGTCCGCTGCTGGTCATGGGGCGGTCTCTGGGAAGCGCCTCGGCCCTCGAGTTGGCAGCCAACTATTCGGAGAGATTGGCCGGCCTCATCCTCGAAAGCGGCTTTGCCTTTGCCGGGCCGCTCCTCAGGCTCCTGGGGGTCGATCCGGACGCCATCGGGTTTCAGGAGGAGGCCGGGTTTAATCATATCGCCAAGATAGAGACCTGGCAGAAACCGCTGCTGGTCATTCACGCCGAGTTTGATCACATCATCCCCTTAAGCGACGGCCGGGCGTTGTATGACGCCTGTCCGGCCACCGACAAGACGTTCGTGAAGATTCCCGGCGCCAACCACAATGACCTGTTTTACCGGGGAATGGAACAGTATCTGACGGCCCTCACCTTATTTGTCAAAAAAGCAAGCTCTGGCAAAAAGGGAGATATCTTTAAATAA
- a CDS encoding glycosyltransferase family 4 protein, with the protein MRLVILTQYYFPEIGAPQVRLKEMVRALHHLGHEAEIVTALPNYPSGRIFPKYRGKLYVRESIEGAPVHRIWLYAATGAGIKRLLNYFSFAFTSLIALWRVRRPDIVFVESPPLFLAIPAVFMKWLWRAKMIFNVSDLWPDSVREMGIIQDKRLLRLAEKLEKWSYHHAFKVSAVTEGIRRGIIAKGIAAGKLVFLPNGVDTGLFRPNQPDRDLARSLGLDGKKIILYAGLLGYAQGLETILETAKLLHDQKDLVFVFLGDGPEKPRLQDLAKKYLLDNVLFFEAAPLPYVARLYSFAFAGIAVLRNLPLFNGARPSKVFPIMASGIPVVYGGAGEGAQLIENARAGLVAPPENPEALAQAIRQLLHDPKLAQELGKNGRKFAEENLNWVSLVKNWTDQLRQ; encoded by the coding sequence ATGCGCCTGGTAATCTTAACGCAATATTATTTTCCGGAAATCGGCGCCCCTCAAGTCAGGTTGAAGGAAATGGTACGCGCCCTGCACCACTTGGGGCATGAAGCGGAAATAGTTACGGCCCTGCCTAACTATCCCTCAGGAAGGATATTCCCAAAATATCGAGGCAAATTGTATGTTCGGGAAAGCATCGAAGGCGCCCCCGTCCATCGCATCTGGCTCTATGCCGCCACCGGCGCCGGGATCAAGCGTCTTCTGAACTACTTCTCCTTTGCCTTTACCTCCCTCATCGCTCTCTGGCGGGTCCGCCGTCCGGATATCGTCTTTGTTGAATCGCCTCCACTGTTTCTCGCCATCCCCGCCGTATTCATGAAATGGCTCTGGCGGGCCAAGATGATCTTTAATGTCTCCGATCTCTGGCCGGATTCAGTCCGGGAAATGGGCATCATTCAGGATAAACGCCTCCTGCGCCTCGCCGAAAAACTGGAAAAATGGTCGTACCACCATGCCTTTAAAGTTTCTGCAGTAACCGAAGGCATCCGCCGCGGAATTATCGCCAAGGGCATAGCCGCTGGAAAATTAGTATTCTTGCCCAACGGGGTTGATACCGGCCTGTTCCGGCCCAACCAACCGGATAGAGACCTTGCCCGGAGTTTGGGGCTGGATGGCAAAAAGATAATTCTCTATGCCGGCCTGTTAGGATATGCCCAAGGGCTGGAAACTATACTGGAAACTGCAAAATTACTGCACGATCAAAAAGATCTCGTCTTTGTCTTCTTGGGAGATGGGCCGGAAAAACCCAGACTACAGGACCTGGCAAAAAAGTATCTTTTGGACAATGTTTTATTTTTCGAGGCAGCCCCATTGCCCTATGTCGCCCGGTTATATTCCTTTGCCTTTGCCGGCATCGCCGTTTTACGCAACCTGCCGCTTTTCAACGGCGCCCGCCCCAGCAAGGTCTTTCCAATTATGGCTTCCGGCATCCCGGTGGTGTACGGCGGCGCCGGAGAAGGGGCGCAATTGATTGAAAATGCCCGGGCGGGACTGGTGGCCCCCCCCGAGAACCCCGAGGCTTTGGCTCAGGCCATCAGGCAATTATTGCATGATCCGAAGCTGGCCCAGGAGCTGGGAAAAAATGGGCGAAAATTCGCCGAAGAAAATTTGAACTGGGTGTCCCTGGTGAAAAACTGGACTGACCAGCTCCGTCAATAA
- a CDS encoding C45 family autoproteolytic acyltransferase/hydolase has product MKYNLSDSFVLREPGLQIVRLSGPPATLGFSHGQMLGPQIKHLRRQFLSYLSRLSLGVGALPLYLLACLAAWRLRPFIPQPFWEEMSAIAEGARVHLSLIVLINVIDDLLNNIPRCSTFAASLGGNQPPEFILARNLDYPLFTQSMCRLNTVFMLSPSAGQPLISVAWPGYIGVCTGMNASRIALAQLTASSRETSLAGVPTALRNRLGLQDHDSLLGVAARIASQPGTIGNNLLLTAPHDALLLETSSRHTAVRLPVNNILTATNHYQSPAMQALKGKAFRRPPFSPLPLYCFSDEYSFARDRQMQQLLSDGPIDIVQAQHILADPLVANPGDVTSAIFHPNASELYVAQSLTTPVSYGRYRRLSGLFGHQPQVI; this is encoded by the coding sequence ATGAAGTACAATTTATCGGATTCGTTTGTTTTACGTGAACCCGGCCTCCAGATCGTCCGCCTCAGCGGCCCTCCTGCGACTCTGGGCTTTTCTCACGGACAGATGCTCGGGCCGCAGATCAAACACCTTCGCCGCCAGTTCCTGTCTTATCTGAGTAGACTCTCTTTAGGAGTAGGCGCCCTGCCGCTCTACCTGCTTGCCTGCCTCGCCGCCTGGCGTCTGCGGCCTTTTATTCCTCAACCCTTCTGGGAGGAGATGAGCGCCATAGCCGAGGGAGCTCGGGTACATCTCAGCCTCATTGTGTTGATCAACGTCATCGATGACCTGCTCAATAATATCCCCCGCTGCTCTACCTTTGCCGCGTCTCTGGGGGGGAATCAACCGCCGGAATTTATTCTGGCCCGGAATCTGGACTACCCCTTATTCACCCAGTCTATGTGCCGCCTGAACACGGTCTTTATGCTGTCGCCATCGGCCGGACAGCCCCTTATCTCAGTGGCCTGGCCGGGATATATCGGCGTCTGTACCGGAATGAACGCCTCTCGGATTGCCCTGGCGCAGCTGACTGCTTCCTCCCGCGAAACTTCTCTGGCCGGCGTCCCGACGGCCTTGCGCAACCGTTTAGGCTTACAAGATCATGATTCTCTTCTCGGCGTTGCCGCCCGTATCGCCAGCCAGCCGGGAACTATCGGCAACAATCTGCTGCTAACTGCGCCCCACGACGCCCTGCTGCTGGAGACCTCCTCCCGCCATACAGCCGTCCGCCTGCCGGTCAACAACATCCTGACCGCCACTAACCACTATCAATCCCCGGCCATGCAGGCTTTGAAGGGCAAGGCCTTCCGCCGTCCGCCGTTCTCGCCTCTACCCCTCTACTGCTTCTCGGACGAGTATAGCTTCGCGCGGGATCGCCAGATGCAACAACTCCTCAGCGATGGACCCATCGATATAGTTCAGGCTCAACACATCCTTGCCGACCCCCTGGTCGCTAATCCCGGCGATGTCACCAGCGCCATCTTTCACCCAAATGCCTCGGAACTCTACGTGGCGCAATCCCTTACCACCCCTGTCTCATACGGGCGCTATCGCCGCCTCTCCGGACTCTTCGGTCATCAACCCCAGGTTATTTAA